In one Streptomyces sp. NBC_01241 genomic region, the following are encoded:
- a CDS encoding ATP-binding SpoIIE family protein phosphatase, translating to MNFTRWSARLPGTQRRAAARDEHSSVPSARAEYARPGTGPRPPDGGAQGDTHGNPPGDRDPALEDLSAQDILGQLPALVALVYGPDHRIAYVNDAYAAAFGPRPAGAPAAEAMPELAELSLLPLMDQVLRSGTPRTVKSRKARSGNSYTVTCTPVHRDSDAETDGEGARGNKQTKNKDKSKRGTEAGVLVYAADVTDHAEAAERLRASERRHRETAVTLQRSLLPQELEQPDDLRIAATYQPGGTDAAVGGDWYDVITIGAGRTALVIGDVMGRGVRAAAVMGQLRTAVRAYARLDLPPHEVLQLLDGLAAEIDASQIATCAYAVHDPNEGRLVYASAGHLPILVCHEDGTVHRAEDPTGPPLGTGGWIHTSGTIALPPGSTAVLYTDGLVERRSEDIDEGVAALERALSGAKGSPQVVCDRLIRSLGVTAEHDDDVAVLVVQHPARTGADAELFHNASLELLGGVEAAPRARAFATGVLTSWRFPVELCDLGVLAAGELVANSLKHGTPPMRLGLRRTDRRLIIEVTDGDDHLPRRRRADPADEAGRGISIVATIATSWGSRRTPGGGKAVWCEFALPR from the coding sequence GTGAACTTCACGCGTTGGAGCGCCCGCCTCCCCGGAACGCAGCGTCGCGCCGCCGCACGGGACGAGCACAGTTCCGTGCCCTCGGCCCGCGCCGAGTACGCACGGCCCGGGACCGGGCCCCGCCCACCGGACGGCGGCGCGCAGGGCGACACGCACGGCAATCCTCCCGGGGACCGGGACCCCGCCCTGGAGGATCTCTCCGCCCAGGACATCCTCGGCCAGCTGCCCGCCCTGGTGGCCCTGGTGTACGGCCCCGACCACCGGATCGCGTACGTCAACGACGCCTACGCCGCCGCCTTCGGCCCCCGCCCGGCCGGCGCCCCCGCCGCCGAGGCCATGCCCGAGCTCGCCGAGCTCAGCCTGCTGCCCCTCATGGACCAGGTCCTGCGCAGTGGCACACCCCGTACGGTCAAGTCCCGCAAGGCCCGCAGCGGCAATTCGTACACCGTGACCTGCACCCCGGTACACCGGGACAGCGATGCCGAAACCGACGGCGAAGGGGCCAGGGGCAACAAGCAGACCAAGAACAAGGACAAGAGCAAGAGAGGCACCGAGGCCGGAGTGCTCGTGTACGCCGCCGACGTCACCGACCACGCCGAAGCGGCCGAACGGCTCCGCGCCAGCGAGCGCCGCCACCGCGAAACGGCCGTCACCCTCCAGCGCTCCCTGCTCCCGCAGGAGCTGGAGCAGCCCGACGACCTGCGGATCGCCGCCACCTACCAGCCCGGTGGCACGGACGCCGCGGTCGGCGGCGACTGGTACGACGTCATCACCATCGGCGCGGGCCGCACCGCCCTGGTCATCGGCGACGTGATGGGACGTGGGGTGCGGGCCGCCGCCGTCATGGGCCAGCTCCGCACGGCCGTGCGCGCCTACGCCCGCCTCGACCTCCCGCCCCACGAGGTGCTCCAGCTCCTCGACGGTCTCGCCGCCGAGATCGACGCCAGCCAGATCGCCACCTGCGCCTACGCGGTCCACGATCCGAACGAGGGCCGGCTCGTCTACGCCTCCGCCGGGCACCTCCCGATCCTGGTGTGCCACGAGGACGGTACGGTCCACCGCGCCGAGGACCCGACAGGACCGCCGCTCGGCACCGGCGGCTGGATCCACACATCGGGCACGATCGCGCTGCCGCCCGGTTCCACCGCGGTCCTCTATACGGACGGCCTGGTGGAGCGCCGCAGCGAGGACATCGACGAGGGTGTCGCCGCCCTGGAGCGCGCTCTTTCCGGAGCGAAGGGTTCACCCCAGGTGGTCTGCGACCGGCTGATCCGCTCCCTCGGCGTCACCGCGGAGCACGACGACGACGTGGCGGTGCTGGTGGTCCAGCACCCCGCCCGTACCGGGGCGGATGCGGAGCTGTTCCACAACGCCTCGCTCGAACTCCTCGGCGGCGTGGAGGCGGCCCCGCGCGCACGCGCGTTCGCGACCGGCGTCCTGACGTCGTGGCGATTCCCGGTCGAGCTCTGCGACCTGGGCGTCCTGGCCGCGGGCGAACTCGTCGCGAACTCCCTCAAGCACGGCACCCCGCCGATGCGCCTGGGCCTGCGCCGCACTGATCGCCGCCTGATCATCGAGGTGACCGACGGCGACGACCACCTGCCACGCCGCCGCCGCGCCGATCCGGCGGACGAAGCAGGCCGCGGCATCTCCATCGTCGCGACGATCGCCACGTCCTGGGGCAGCCGCCGCACACCGGGCGGCGGCAAGGCGGTCTGGTGCGAATTCGCCCTGCCGCGCTAG
- a CDS encoding MFS transporter encodes MGAALRRIQLGSALSAFGLGFTVPYLYVYVAQVRDLGAGTAGVVLAVFAMAALAVLPFTGRVIDRRGPLPVLVVASVVASLGSIALGLSSGVTAAVLSAAVLGAGTAVMQPALATMLVWCSSTATRTRAFAMQFFLQNLGLGIGGLVGGQIVDTSRPETFTLLFLIEAAMFIVLGVITATVRLSRTPSFSGARPTDGSKAPGGLRTLLSHRAMVQLCVLGFVLFFACYGQFESGLAAYGTEAAGIQPSTLGIALAANTAVIVVAQFVVLRLVERRRRSRVIASVGLIWAFAWIVAGYAGLGHGSQTMATTAMISTYALFGLGESMLSPTVAPLVADLAPESMVGQYNSAFALCKQLALAVGPAVGGPMGATLHGPYIVTFVLFSLGITVLALRLGRRLTPVQDQPSIEAAPSRVVAVSLPEAEPVTAASAVATR; translated from the coding sequence ATGGGTGCAGCACTGCGGCGAATCCAGCTGGGGAGCGCGCTGAGCGCGTTCGGGCTGGGGTTCACCGTTCCGTATCTGTACGTCTATGTGGCACAGGTACGGGATCTGGGTGCCGGCACCGCGGGAGTCGTGCTGGCGGTCTTCGCCATGGCGGCGCTGGCCGTTCTGCCGTTCACGGGGCGTGTCATCGACCGGCGCGGGCCGCTGCCCGTGCTCGTCGTCGCCTCGGTCGTCGCTTCCCTGGGCTCGATCGCCCTCGGCCTGTCGTCGGGCGTGACCGCCGCCGTACTGTCGGCCGCGGTCCTCGGGGCCGGTACGGCGGTCATGCAGCCGGCGCTCGCCACCATGCTCGTGTGGTGCTCCAGCACCGCCACCCGCACGCGCGCCTTCGCCATGCAGTTCTTCCTGCAGAACCTCGGGCTCGGCATCGGTGGGCTGGTCGGCGGACAGATCGTCGACACGAGCCGGCCGGAGACCTTCACCCTGCTGTTCCTCATCGAAGCCGCGATGTTCATCGTGCTCGGTGTCATCACCGCCACGGTGCGGCTGTCCCGTACGCCGTCCTTCTCCGGCGCCAGGCCCACGGACGGGTCCAAGGCGCCGGGCGGGCTGCGGACGCTGCTGTCGCACCGGGCCATGGTGCAGTTGTGCGTGCTGGGCTTCGTGCTGTTCTTCGCCTGCTACGGACAGTTCGAGTCCGGACTCGCGGCGTACGGCACCGAGGCCGCCGGGATCCAGCCCTCGACGCTCGGCATCGCGCTGGCCGCCAACACGGCCGTCATCGTCGTGGCGCAGTTCGTCGTGCTGCGTCTGGTGGAGCGGCGCAGGCGCAGCCGGGTCATCGCCTCGGTCGGTCTGATCTGGGCGTTCGCCTGGATCGTGGCGGGGTACGCGGGGCTCGGACACGGCAGCCAGACCATGGCGACGACCGCGATGATCTCCACGTACGCGCTGTTCGGACTCGGTGAGTCGATGCTGTCGCCGACCGTGGCGCCGCTGGTCGCCGATCTGGCGCCGGAGTCGATGGTCGGGCAGTACAACTCCGCCTTCGCCCTGTGCAAGCAGCTCGCGCTCGCGGTCGGTCCGGCCGTGGGCGGGCCGATGGGGGCGACGCTGCACGGGCCGTACATCGTGACGTTCGTGCTGTTCTCGCTGGGCATCACGGTGCTGGCGCTGCGGCTCGGCCGACGGCTCACGCCCGTACAGGATCAGCCTTCGATCGAGGCGGCGCCGTCCAGGGTGGTGGCCGTGTCACTGCCGGAGGCCGAGCCGGTGACCGCCGCCTCCGCCGTCGCCACTCGCTGA
- a CDS encoding MarR family winged helix-turn-helix transcriptional regulator, with amino-acid sequence MSDTTEQPGPQEPSLDEQIAAYQREFRDLDPQVEQVVSALGRLNRRMNVAYGRQVAALGISNAEWEVLKTLVLAGSPYRLGPGELAKRLGLTPAAMTHRIDRMAGEGLVTRDRDENNRVRVIVELTDEGRTKWLEAMRMATAFEEDLLQDLSGDERGVLGDMLIRLLRRVEHAQPDAGGRLTDLD; translated from the coding sequence ATGTCTGACACCACCGAGCAGCCCGGCCCGCAGGAGCCGAGCCTCGACGAGCAGATCGCCGCCTACCAGCGCGAGTTCCGGGACCTGGACCCCCAGGTCGAGCAGGTCGTCTCGGCCCTGGGCCGGCTGAACCGCCGGATGAACGTGGCATATGGCCGCCAGGTCGCCGCCCTCGGCATCAGCAATGCCGAGTGGGAGGTCCTCAAGACCCTGGTCCTGGCCGGCTCCCCGTACCGCCTGGGCCCGGGAGAGCTGGCCAAGCGCCTGGGTCTCACCCCGGCCGCGATGACCCACCGCATCGACCGCATGGCGGGCGAGGGCCTGGTCACCCGAGACCGGGACGAGAACAACCGGGTGCGGGTCATCGTCGAGCTGACCGATGAGGGCCGTACGAAGTGGCTGGAGGCGATGCGCATGGCCACCGCCTTCGAGGAGGACCTGCTCCAGGACCTCTCCGGCGACGAACGCGGAGTCCTCGGCGACATGCTGATCCGCCTCCTGCGCCGGGTGGAGCACGCCCAGCCGGACGCCGGCGGCCGCCTCACCGACCTGGACTGA